In Maridesulfovibrio sp., a single genomic region encodes these proteins:
- a CDS encoding rubredoxin — protein MAEPKDMYQCQMSNCGYIYNPDKGDRKGKIAKGTAFADLPEDWKCPVCGASKKAFKPLG, from the coding sequence ATGGCCGAACCTAAAGACATGTACCAGTGCCAGATGAGCAACTGCGGGTACATATACAATCCCGACAAGGGAGACAGAAAAGGCAAAATCGCCAAGGGAACCGCCTTTGCCGATCTTCCGGAAGACTGGAAATGCCCGGTCTGCGGAGCCAGCAAAAAGGCCTTCAAGCCCCTTGGTTGA
- a CDS encoding FprA family A-type flavoprotein — MRPVKIKEGVHWLGVVDWNCRNFHGYARSAKGTTYNSFYIEDEKKVLVDTVYKGFDDQLLCALAHLTDPSEVDYIVVNHLEPDHAGSLDRMVEICKPEKIFVSPMGGKALNTFFDCSDWPIHVIKSGEEVSIGKRTLRFYETRMLHWPDNMFTYVPEEKMLFTSDAFGQNIASSERFVDELSKEYVADYMQQYYANIITPYSPKVLKTLETFGALNLDVDTICPDHGLIFRGDDCAFAFEKYAEYAKQTPKKKAVLFYDTMWHSTEKMIGAVASGLVSEGVSVKVMSVKTNHHSDIMSEVFDAAAVVIGSPTHNNGILPGMADALTYIKGLRPQGKIGAAVGSFGWSGECVNILKEWLENMSMDIIEPNIKAKNRPDHDVLKECFDLGVRIAAAIKEKVGS; from the coding sequence GTGAGACCTGTAAAAATCAAAGAAGGTGTACACTGGCTTGGCGTGGTAGACTGGAACTGCCGTAATTTTCACGGCTACGCCCGCTCGGCCAAAGGAACCACCTACAACTCCTTTTATATTGAAGACGAAAAAAAAGTACTGGTTGATACCGTGTACAAAGGGTTTGATGACCAGCTCCTCTGTGCTCTGGCCCACCTTACAGACCCTTCCGAAGTTGATTACATTGTAGTCAACCATCTTGAACCGGACCACGCAGGCAGCCTCGACAGAATGGTTGAAATCTGCAAGCCCGAAAAAATCTTCGTATCACCCATGGGCGGCAAGGCCCTGAATACCTTTTTCGACTGCTCGGACTGGCCCATCCACGTCATCAAGTCCGGCGAGGAAGTCTCCATCGGGAAACGCACCTTGCGCTTCTACGAAACCAGAATGCTCCACTGGCCTGACAACATGTTCACCTATGTGCCCGAAGAAAAAATGCTCTTCACCAGCGATGCCTTCGGACAGAACATTGCATCCAGTGAACGCTTTGTTGATGAACTGAGCAAAGAGTACGTTGCCGATTACATGCAGCAGTACTATGCGAACATCATCACCCCCTACTCCCCCAAGGTTCTGAAAACCCTGGAAACATTCGGGGCTCTCAACCTCGATGTTGATACCATCTGCCCGGATCACGGTCTGATCTTCCGTGGTGACGACTGCGCATTCGCTTTTGAAAAATACGCTGAATACGCAAAACAGACTCCCAAGAAAAAGGCAGTTCTTTTCTACGACACCATGTGGCACTCCACGGAAAAAATGATCGGCGCCGTTGCTTCCGGTCTTGTTTCCGAAGGTGTTTCCGTAAAAGTCATGTCCGTCAAGACCAACCATCACAGCGATATCATGAGCGAAGTTTTTGATGCCGCTGCAGTGGTCATCGGCTCCCCGACCCACAACAACGGCATTCTGCCCGGTATGGCTGACGCCCTGACCTACATCAAGGGTCTGCGTCCTCAAGGCAAAATCGGTGCTGCTGTCGGTTCCTTCGGCTGGTCCGGTGAGTGCGTGAACATACTCAAGGAATGGCTTGAAAATATGAGCATGGACATCATCGAACCCAACATCAAGGCCAAAAACAGGCCTGATCATGATGTTCTCAAGGAATGCTTCGACCTCGGCGTCAGAATCGCTGCCGCCATCAAAGAAAAAGTCGGCAGCTAA
- a CDS encoding ribbon-helix-helix domain-containing protein, whose protein sequence is MCEIYSSTPPMEYEQTTRSVRINGAVTSIRLERRFWNILDELAAEEKSTTGKFISRLHTEAYNLNGEISNFASLLRVVCTTFLSGRSN, encoded by the coding sequence ATGTGCGAAATCTATTCGTCCACTCCACCGATGGAGTATGAGCAGACCACCCGTTCCGTCAGAATAAACGGAGCAGTGACCAGCATCCGTCTGGAACGCCGGTTCTGGAATATACTGGATGAACTTGCTGCTGAAGAAAAATCCACAACAGGCAAATTCATATCCAGGCTGCACACGGAAGCATACAACCTGAACGGTGAGATATCCAATTTCGCCTCCCTGTTGCGGGTTGTATGCACAACATTTCTTTCCGGCAGATCGAACTGA
- a CDS encoding iron ABC transporter permease → MHFDDGQIPVEYRRHIRKKILFITGGLVLTALVLVSSIGMGPVTISPLQTMLTLMGETVSKQFDLIIWNIRLPQTLTAVVAGAGLSVAGAVMQAILRNPLGSPFTLGISHAAAFGAAVSVMVLGMGTMTSSNVGAVTINSPYLTTVVAFSFSLLATFAIIIISRLRRATPEVMVLTGVALGALFTAGTMFLQYFADDVQLAAMVFWTFGDVARATWTELGIISAVTVASYLWFTLNRWNFNAIEAGDETARGLGVKVQQIRIIGMLLASLLTSVIVSFLGIIGFVGLVCPHMVRRIIGDDYRFLLPASCITGAVLLLAADTAARLMLAPNVLPVSVLTAFLGAPAFIWLIIRGNR, encoded by the coding sequence ATGCATTTCGATGACGGACAGATTCCGGTTGAGTATCGCAGGCACATAAGGAAAAAAATTCTTTTCATTACCGGCGGGCTGGTGCTGACCGCGCTGGTTCTGGTCTCTTCCATTGGCATGGGCCCTGTCACCATCTCCCCTTTGCAGACCATGCTGACGTTGATGGGCGAAACTGTCTCCAAACAGTTCGACCTCATCATCTGGAACATCCGGCTTCCGCAGACCCTGACAGCAGTGGTTGCGGGAGCCGGACTCTCCGTTGCCGGAGCGGTGATGCAGGCGATCCTGCGCAACCCGCTGGGCTCCCCTTTCACCCTCGGCATATCCCATGCGGCAGCATTCGGAGCCGCTGTTTCGGTAATGGTTCTGGGAATGGGGACAATGACCAGCTCGAATGTCGGTGCGGTGACCATAAATTCGCCCTACCTCACCACTGTGGTGGCCTTCAGCTTCAGCCTGCTGGCCACATTCGCCATAATTATCATTTCACGCCTGCGCCGGGCTACTCCGGAAGTAATGGTCCTGACCGGTGTGGCGCTTGGCGCCCTCTTCACCGCCGGGACAATGTTTCTGCAGTATTTCGCGGATGACGTTCAGCTAGCGGCCATGGTCTTCTGGACCTTCGGAGACGTGGCCCGTGCTACCTGGACAGAGTTAGGTATAATTTCCGCGGTAACCGTTGCCTCCTACCTCTGGTTCACCCTGAACCGCTGGAACTTCAACGCAATTGAAGCCGGAGACGAGACCGCCAGAGGGCTTGGCGTAAAGGTACAGCAGATAAGAATCATCGGCATGCTGCTGGCCTCCCTGCTCACTTCGGTAATTGTCTCCTTTCTGGGCATAATCGGCTTTGTGGGGCTGGTCTGTCCGCACATGGTCCGCCGCATCATCGGGGACGACTACCGCTTTCTACTGCCTGCATCATGCATAACCGGAGCGGTTCTTCTACTGGCCGCGGATACCGCCGCACGCCTGATGTTGGCCCCTAACGTGCTCCCGGTCTCGGTTCTTACCGCATTTCTCGGTGCACCGGCCTTTATCTGGCTCATTATCAGGGGGAACAGATGA
- a CDS encoding ABC transporter ATP-binding protein has product MNLDVNGIGFSYHGIPVLEKIDFSVKCGELLAVLGPNGAGKTTLLKCMNAIHSPDKGTVMVKGQDVSELGSDDIARLLGYVPQRVEPARLTVFDAVLMGRKPHIRWRVRDHDIRIVDAALKRLSLTHLSLRHIDRLSGGELQKVSIARALVQEPDVLLLDEPTSALDLKNQLEILRIVRSVVKGHQVSAVMTMHDLNTALRYADKFLFLKDGAVYGCGGKESVTPETIREVYEVNVEIEMRHGCPVIHPLEEHDDCVEHTAEHSHDHAVDNAGLRLLA; this is encoded by the coding sequence ATGAATCTCGACGTTAACGGCATAGGATTCAGCTACCACGGTATTCCGGTTCTGGAAAAAATAGATTTCAGCGTCAAATGCGGAGAGCTGCTGGCCGTACTCGGTCCTAACGGAGCGGGCAAAACGACCCTGCTCAAATGCATGAACGCCATCCACAGCCCGGATAAAGGAACGGTCATGGTCAAAGGGCAGGATGTATCCGAACTCGGCTCGGACGATATAGCGCGGCTGCTCGGCTATGTTCCGCAACGCGTGGAACCGGCCCGGCTGACGGTTTTCGATGCCGTGCTCATGGGCCGGAAACCCCACATCCGGTGGAGGGTCCGCGACCATGACATAAGAATAGTCGACGCAGCCCTGAAACGGCTGTCCCTGACCCATTTATCACTTCGGCACATTGACCGTTTAAGCGGCGGCGAACTCCAGAAAGTCAGCATCGCCCGCGCTCTGGTGCAGGAACCGGATGTCCTGCTGCTAGATGAGCCCACCAGCGCTCTGGACCTCAAAAATCAGCTGGAAATTCTGCGTATTGTCCGGTCCGTGGTCAAAGGACATCAGGTCTCGGCGGTAATGACCATGCACGACCTGAATACGGCCCTGCGCTATGCGGACAAATTCCTTTTCCTCAAAGACGGTGCCGTCTACGGATGCGGGGGCAAGGAATCCGTGACCCCGGAAACCATCCGGGAAGTCTACGAAGTGAATGTGGAAATAGAAATGCGCCACGGCTGTCCGGTTATTCATCCACTTGAAGAGCATGACGATTGCGTTGAGCACACCGCTGAGCACAGCCACGACCATGCCGTGGATAACGCAGGTCTTAGGCTGCTGGCGTAA
- the rbr gene encoding rubrerythrin, whose amino-acid sequence MSALKGSRTEKNILTAFAGESQARNRYTYFAAQAKKEGFVQISKVFEETANQEKEHAKRLFKLLEGGEVEITAAFPAGVIGTTVENLMESAGGEKYEWQEMYPGFAKIAEEEGFNTIAAVFKSIAVAEEFHEKRYLALAKNIEDGKVFKKDAPVVWQCQNCGYVHEGTSAPDKCPACAHPQAHFQLVCENW is encoded by the coding sequence ATGTCCGCATTAAAAGGATCACGTACCGAAAAAAACATTCTGACCGCGTTTGCGGGTGAATCTCAAGCCCGTAATCGCTACACCTACTTCGCCGCTCAGGCCAAAAAAGAAGGCTTTGTACAGATATCCAAGGTCTTCGAAGAAACGGCCAACCAGGAAAAGGAACATGCCAAAAGGCTGTTCAAACTTCTTGAAGGCGGCGAAGTTGAAATCACGGCGGCTTTTCCCGCTGGAGTAATCGGCACAACTGTCGAGAACCTCATGGAATCAGCCGGCGGCGAAAAATACGAATGGCAGGAAATGTATCCCGGATTCGCTAAAATCGCCGAAGAAGAAGGATTCAACACCATCGCAGCTGTTTTCAAATCCATTGCGGTGGCCGAAGAATTTCACGAAAAACGCTACCTGGCGCTTGCAAAAAACATTGAAGACGGAAAGGTTTTCAAAAAGGACGCACCCGTGGTATGGCAGTGTCAGAACTGCGGTTACGTTCACGAAGGCACTTCTGCTCCGGATAAATGTCCTGCATGCGCGCACCCCCAGGCTCATTTTCAGTTGGTCTGTGAAAACTGGTAG
- a CDS encoding cytochrome ubiquinol oxidase subunit I — protein MDVLMLSRLQFAMATMFHFIFVPLTLGLSVLVAIMETMYVRTRKDIYLRMTKFWGKLFVINFVLGVVTGITLEFQFGTNWSRYSEYVGDIFGSLLAVEATVAFFLESTFLAAWIFGWKKLSPKMHVVSIWIVAIASNISAIWIILANGWMQNPVGYVMRNGRAELSSFTEVISNPFAWGQFLHNAFGAFVVAGFFIMGISAYHLLRKNENEFFTKSFKLGLVTAFIFSILVAAQGHNHAQDVAVKQPAKLAAMEALWDTAEDGAPMYLFVIPDENKAENSVEFMGIPGGLSFLAFNSFSAPVKGLKEWTAEDRPPVTATFLSFRIMVGLGTLFPLLCIWGWLKRKTLAENRLYLRIMLLCIPLPYVAMWAGWAVAEIGRQPWIVYGMMKTADAVSPIATGQVAFSFIALTTLYTLLGAAEIFLLTKFARKGPEPVEA, from the coding sequence ATGGATGTTCTGATGCTGTCAAGGCTGCAATTTGCCATGGCAACAATGTTCCACTTCATTTTCGTACCGCTCACACTGGGGCTTTCAGTACTGGTTGCCATCATGGAGACCATGTACGTGCGCACACGAAAAGACATATATCTGCGCATGACCAAATTCTGGGGAAAGCTGTTTGTAATCAACTTCGTTCTCGGTGTCGTAACCGGGATAACACTTGAATTTCAGTTCGGCACCAACTGGTCCCGCTACTCCGAGTACGTGGGGGATATTTTCGGTTCCCTGCTCGCAGTGGAAGCCACGGTGGCCTTTTTCCTTGAATCCACATTTCTTGCAGCCTGGATTTTCGGCTGGAAAAAACTTTCCCCGAAAATGCATGTTGTATCGATCTGGATTGTCGCAATTGCCTCCAATATTTCCGCCATCTGGATCATTCTGGCCAACGGCTGGATGCAGAATCCTGTCGGCTATGTAATGAGGAACGGCCGTGCGGAACTTTCCAGCTTCACCGAAGTTATCAGCAACCCGTTTGCATGGGGACAGTTCCTGCACAATGCCTTCGGCGCATTCGTTGTGGCCGGATTCTTCATCATGGGAATCAGCGCCTACCACCTGCTGCGCAAGAACGAAAACGAATTCTTCACCAAATCCTTCAAGCTTGGACTGGTAACGGCTTTCATCTTTTCCATTCTCGTTGCTGCCCAGGGTCATAACCATGCTCAGGACGTAGCTGTAAAACAGCCTGCAAAACTGGCGGCAATGGAAGCCCTGTGGGATACGGCTGAAGACGGCGCACCCATGTATCTCTTTGTGATTCCCGATGAAAACAAGGCCGAAAACTCCGTTGAGTTCATGGGAATTCCCGGCGGACTCAGCTTTCTCGCATTCAACAGCTTCAGCGCTCCGGTCAAGGGGCTCAAGGAATGGACCGCAGAAGACCGTCCTCCGGTCACCGCAACCTTCCTTTCCTTCCGAATCATGGTCGGTCTGGGAACCCTCTTCCCGCTGCTGTGTATCTGGGGCTGGCTGAAACGCAAGACGCTGGCTGAAAACAGGCTTTACCTGCGTATAATGCTCCTCTGTATCCCCCTGCCTTACGTCGCCATGTGGGCTGGCTGGGCTGTGGCCGAAATCGGACGCCAGCCCTGGATAGTGTACGGGATGATGAAAACAGCGGACGCTGTTTCCCCCATAGCCACGGGACAGGTCGCATTTTCCTTCATCGCCCTGACCACTCTTTATACCCTGCTGGGCGCTGCGGAAATATTCCTGCTGACCAAGTTTGCCCGCAAGGGGCCTGAACCTGTAGAGGCCTAA
- a CDS encoding DJ-1/PfpI family protein, with protein sequence MAKKILMLVGDFVEDYEVMVPFQALQAMGFEVDAICPDKKSGEQIATAVHDFESQQTYLERPGHNFTLNADFDSVNTADYAALVVPGGRAPEYLRLNEKVLDVVRDFSDRPVAAICHGPQLLAAAGALQGKKVSAYPACAPEVRLAGGEYVEIGLDDAICDGNLVTAPAWPAHPKWLRLLVETIG encoded by the coding sequence ATGGCTAAGAAAATTTTAATGCTGGTTGGAGATTTCGTTGAAGATTACGAAGTAATGGTGCCTTTCCAGGCCCTTCAGGCCATGGGTTTTGAAGTAGACGCCATATGCCCGGACAAAAAATCAGGCGAGCAGATCGCCACCGCCGTGCATGACTTTGAGTCCCAGCAGACATATCTGGAACGTCCCGGACACAATTTCACTCTCAATGCTGACTTTGACAGCGTCAACACCGCAGATTATGCTGCCCTTGTCGTACCCGGAGGCAGAGCACCGGAGTATCTGCGTCTTAACGAAAAGGTACTGGACGTTGTCAGAGACTTTTCCGACCGTCCTGTTGCCGCCATCTGCCACGGGCCGCAGCTCCTTGCGGCTGCCGGAGCTCTTCAAGGCAAAAAAGTATCCGCATACCCTGCATGCGCACCGGAAGTGCGCCTTGCCGGTGGTGAGTACGTTGAAATAGGCCTCGATGACGCTATTTGCGACGGAAATCTTGTAACAGCCCCTGCGTGGCCCGCGCATCCCAAATGGCTGCGCCTGCTGGTGGAAACCATCGGGTAA
- a CDS encoding DVU0298 family protein — translation MAVGRKIKKNVMNILARESWEQDFTALMDEYSMQDLISPLFSGLCAPDIMVRWHSITCFGKVVSRMAEENAAKARVVMRRIMWMLNEESGGCAWGVPEAMGEITASNQLMADEYGRILLSYSHEEPNGPENFLEFTTLLRGAVWGAARLAQDRQQVARQAEDDLIRFLSHPDPVIAGTACWGLGGLRSAKSVKALEALLDNDTIIDIYKNCSLDSVTVGRLAQEALDRISGD, via the coding sequence ATGGCAGTCGGACGGAAGATCAAAAAAAACGTAATGAACATTCTGGCCCGGGAAAGCTGGGAACAGGATTTCACAGCCCTGATGGACGAATACTCCATGCAGGACCTGATCTCCCCGCTTTTTTCCGGCCTTTGCGCCCCCGACATCATGGTACGCTGGCATTCGATAACCTGCTTTGGAAAGGTCGTTTCCCGCATGGCGGAAGAAAACGCTGCAAAAGCAAGGGTTGTCATGCGCCGCATTATGTGGATGCTCAACGAAGAATCCGGAGGCTGTGCCTGGGGAGTGCCGGAAGCCATGGGCGAAATAACCGCATCAAACCAACTCATGGCGGATGAATACGGCAGAATACTGCTGAGCTACAGCCATGAGGAGCCCAACGGCCCTGAAAACTTTCTGGAGTTCACCACACTGCTCAGGGGAGCGGTCTGGGGAGCGGCAAGACTGGCTCAGGATCGGCAGCAGGTCGCCAGACAGGCAGAAGACGACCTTATAAGATTTTTAAGTCATCCGGACCCCGTGATTGCAGGAACGGCCTGCTGGGGACTCGGGGGCTTAAGATCGGCAAAGTCCGTCAAAGCACTTGAAGCTTTGCTGGATAATGATACTATTATAGATATCTATAAAAACTGTTCACTGGATTCAGTAACAGTGGGAAGGCTGGCTCAGGAAGCTCTGGACAGAATTTCAGGGGATTAA
- the rd gene encoding rubredoxin, with the protein MKKYVCSLCGWVYDPAQGDPEGGIAPGTKFEDIPDDWECPVCGAGKDDFEPED; encoded by the coding sequence ATGAAAAAATATGTATGTTCACTTTGCGGATGGGTTTACGATCCCGCTCAGGGCGACCCTGAAGGCGGAATTGCCCCCGGCACAAAATTCGAAGATATCCCTGACGACTGGGAATGTCCTGTCTGTGGTGCAGGCAAGGACGACTTCGAACCCGAAGACTAG
- a CDS encoding iron ABC transporter substrate-binding protein, with protein MNKRYLFPALLLAAMVMMFSTAAQARTITDMAGRTVEIPDKVEKVICSGPGCLRYLTYLQAQNMIVGVDSIEKRKSRFDARPYAIANPQFAKLPLFGEFRGHDNPELILGLSPQPQVIFKTYKEMGYDPDELQAKTGIPVVCLNYDSLASNRKSVYDALKLMGNIVGKDKRADEVCDFMERNITDLKDRTSGIAADKRKSCYVGGIAKKGPHGFQSTEPAYPPFRFVNADNAACPKDSKGKPLQHANVSKEQIVGWNPEIVFVDISTCQLGENSGAVYELKTDPAYQALGAVSSNNVYTVLPYNWYSRNYGSIIADAFFVGKVLYPEHFKDIDPAAKADEIYTFLVGKPVFGVMNKAFNINAFSRLDMR; from the coding sequence ATGAACAAGCGATATCTTTTCCCGGCACTGCTGCTGGCAGCCATGGTCATGATGTTTTCAACCGCAGCCCAGGCCAGGACAATCACGGACATGGCCGGACGGACCGTGGAAATACCGGACAAGGTGGAAAAGGTTATCTGCTCCGGTCCGGGCTGCCTGCGCTACCTTACCTATCTACAGGCACAGAACATGATCGTGGGTGTAGATTCCATTGAAAAACGCAAGAGCAGATTCGATGCCCGCCCGTACGCCATAGCAAATCCCCAATTTGCCAAGTTGCCGCTTTTCGGAGAGTTCCGTGGACACGATAACCCGGAACTGATCTTAGGGCTTTCACCGCAACCGCAGGTGATATTCAAGACATACAAGGAAATGGGCTACGACCCGGATGAACTGCAGGCAAAAACCGGAATACCGGTAGTCTGCCTGAACTATGACAGTCTGGCCTCGAACCGCAAGTCAGTTTACGACGCCCTTAAGCTTATGGGCAACATTGTTGGAAAGGACAAAAGAGCTGATGAAGTATGCGATTTCATGGAAAGGAATATCACTGATCTCAAAGACCGGACTTCAGGAATTGCCGCTGACAAACGTAAGAGCTGCTACGTAGGCGGTATCGCAAAAAAAGGTCCTCACGGCTTCCAGTCCACCGAACCGGCCTACCCGCCCTTCAGATTCGTTAACGCGGACAACGCAGCCTGCCCGAAAGACTCTAAAGGCAAACCACTGCAGCATGCCAATGTATCCAAGGAACAGATCGTCGGCTGGAATCCTGAAATTGTCTTTGTGGACATCTCCACCTGCCAGTTGGGGGAAAATTCCGGGGCGGTCTACGAACTCAAGACAGACCCGGCCTATCAGGCTCTTGGTGCCGTGAGCAGCAACAACGTGTACACGGTGCTTCCGTACAACTGGTATTCCAGAAACTACGGTTCCATCATCGCGGACGCATTTTTCGTCGGAAAGGTCCTCTATCCCGAGCACTTCAAGGACATTGATCCTGCGGCTAAGGCGGACGAAATATACACATTTCTGGTTGGAAAACCAGTTTTCGGGGTAATGAACAAAGCGTTCAATATCAACGCCTTCAGCCGACTCGACATGAGATAA
- a CDS encoding ferritin, whose product MSNKVLEKALNEQLNAEFYSSYLYLSMSAYFSDIGLSGFANWMRVQAQEEQFHALKFYDYINERGGRVILSSIDSPQTEWESPLDCVKGVLEHEKKVTSLINNLVDLAITEKDHATNIFLQWFVTEQVEEEDSVNEVLNKLKLIDGKGNGMFILDKELALRVFTPPTTA is encoded by the coding sequence ATGTCCAACAAAGTACTTGAAAAAGCTCTTAACGAGCAGCTCAATGCTGAATTCTACTCCTCCTACCTCTACCTTTCCATGTCCGCATATTTCAGCGACATCGGACTGAGCGGTTTTGCCAACTGGATGAGAGTCCAGGCTCAGGAGGAACAGTTCCACGCCCTCAAGTTCTACGATTATATCAATGAACGCGGCGGACGTGTAATCCTGTCTTCCATCGACAGCCCGCAGACCGAATGGGAATCCCCGCTGGATTGCGTAAAGGGTGTTCTTGAGCATGAGAAGAAAGTGACCTCACTCATCAACAACCTTGTGGACCTGGCTATCACTGAGAAGGATCACGCCACGAACATCTTCCTGCAGTGGTTCGTCACCGAACAGGTGGAAGAGGAGGACAGCGTCAACGAGGTGCTGAACAAACTCAAACTCATCGACGGGAAAGGTAACGGCATGTTCATACTCGACAAGGAACTTGCTCTGCGCGTCTTCACTCCGCCGACCACAGCCTAA
- a CDS encoding desulfoferrodoxin, with protein sequence MAELYEVYKCEICGNITMVVHAGAGELVCCGSPMKLLTENTVDAAKEKHVPVIEKIEGGYKVKVGAVAHPMEEKHWIEWIELVSGDNRYFKQLAPGQAPEADFCGCKFGDEPVTARAYCNLHGLWKA encoded by the coding sequence ATGGCTGAACTGTACGAAGTTTATAAATGTGAAATTTGCGGAAATATAACCATGGTCGTTCATGCCGGAGCAGGAGAACTCGTCTGTTGCGGAAGCCCCATGAAACTCCTCACCGAAAACACCGTTGACGCAGCCAAGGAAAAACACGTTCCTGTGATCGAAAAGATCGAAGGCGGCTACAAGGTCAAGGTCGGAGCTGTGGCTCACCCCATGGAAGAAAAACACTGGATCGAATGGATCGAGCTTGTTTCCGGAGACAACCGCTACTTCAAGCAGCTTGCCCCCGGCCAGGCACCCGAAGCCGATTTCTGCGGCTGCAAGTTCGGGGATGAACCCGTGACTGCACGTGCATACTGTAACCTGCACGGCCTCTGGAAGGCATAG
- the cydB gene encoding cytochrome d ubiquinol oxidase subunit II — protein sequence MLESIWFLLWGVLWAVYFMLDGYDLGLGAMMPFLAKTEKDRKIIYNSMGPFWDGNEVWLITAGGVTFAAFPKAYAVMFSGLYTALMLLLIALIIRGVAFEFRGLGESDAWRSFWDKAMVVGSFLPALLLGVAFANIFMGIPIDENGVFQGNIFTLLNPYGLGGGILFVLLFAQHGCLWLAARTTGDLCERSGQLAATLWPVMVAVYIAFLALTGVYTKLLSNFLAMPALLLILLIPVLAIVRVRTLISAGKWWKAWMCSAVLIVSTTLFGVIGLFPALLPSSINPAYSVTIYNGASSPLTLKIMLTVALIMVPIVIAYQFWMHKTFATKITDEDLGY from the coding sequence ATGCTTGAATCAATATGGTTCCTACTCTGGGGAGTGCTCTGGGCCGTCTATTTCATGCTCGACGGGTATGACCTCGGCCTCGGTGCCATGATGCCCTTTCTGGCCAAAACCGAGAAAGACAGAAAAATAATCTACAATTCCATGGGACCGTTCTGGGACGGCAACGAAGTATGGCTCATCACCGCCGGCGGTGTGACCTTTGCCGCTTTCCCGAAAGCTTATGCGGTCATGTTTAGCGGACTTTACACCGCGCTCATGCTGCTGCTCATCGCCCTTATCATCCGCGGTGTCGCCTTTGAATTCCGCGGACTGGGAGAAAGCGATGCCTGGCGCAGCTTCTGGGACAAGGCCATGGTTGTCGGAAGCTTCCTGCCTGCACTGCTGCTCGGCGTGGCTTTCGCCAACATCTTCATGGGAATTCCCATTGATGAAAACGGCGTTTTCCAGGGCAACATCTTCACCCTGCTCAACCCCTACGGTCTCGGCGGCGGCATCCTCTTTGTGCTGCTCTTCGCGCAGCACGGCTGCCTCTGGCTTGCCGCACGCACCACCGGAGACCTGTGCGAAAGATCCGGACAGCTGGCCGCGACTCTCTGGCCGGTGATGGTTGCTGTTTATATTGCCTTTCTGGCCCTCACCGGGGTATACACCAAGCTGTTGAGCAACTTCCTGGCAATGCCGGCACTGCTGCTCATACTGCTGATTCCGGTCCTGGCAATAGTCCGGGTACGTACCCTGATTTCTGCCGGCAAGTGGTGGAAGGCCTGGATGTGTTCCGCTGTTCTCATTGTCTCCACCACCTTGTTCGGCGTAATCGGACTCTTTCCGGCTCTGCTGCCCTCAAGCATCAACCCGGCATATTCGGTCACTATCTATAACGGAGCATCAAGCCCGCTGACCCTCAAGATAATGCTGACCGTTGCCCTGATCATGGTACCCATAGTCATCGCCTATCAGTTCTGGATGCATAAGACCTTCGCAACCAAGATCACTGACGAGGACCTGGGCTACTAA